TCGATCATCCGGTTGACGGCGTTGACACCGCCGCCACCGACACCGACCACCTTGATCATCGCGAGGTGATTGCCTGGTGTTGTCATGTTCGTTGTTCTCGCCTTCCTCGTGGTCCCGCCTGGGTTGTTCCCCACGATTGTCCCGACTGACGGGACGATTCCCGGGATTTTCCCGGGGGCGTGTCGTATCCCTCAAGCTGCAGTTGAGGGTTGCGGGTCACCGGACGGAGGGCTGCCGGGGGTCGGAGACGTTCCAGTGCGCACCCTCGCGGAGCAGGACGACGCGCGTGGCCTCGGCCTTGTCCGCCGCCCGCTCGGCCGAACCCCAGTAGACGTCCCGCCCCTCCGGGAAGACCATGCGGATGTTCTCCGCGTTGCGGACCTCGACCCGTTCGAGCTGCGACCGCACCTCCGGCGGCAGGGCCGCGACCGCGCGGGCGCCGGCGGCGAGGGCCTTCGTGTCCCGCGGGTCGACCTCCGTCATCCGGACGACGCCCTCCGGCGTCTCGCCGCGGAGGAAGGGCACCCCGTCGGCGTCGAGGACCACGGGCTCCCCGCCGTCCTCGACGAAGCCGGTCGCCGTGTGCTCGGTGACGTGGACCGTCACGGTCGACGGCCACGACCGCGCGACGGTGACCTTCTCCACCCACGGCAACGTCGCGACGGTGCGCGCCGCCGCCCCGGTGTCCACCCGGAGCATGTTCTGCCCCCGGCGCACGCCGGTGGACTGCTCCACCTGCGCGGGGTCGAGGTGGGAGACGCCGTCGACCTCGATCGTGCGGACGGCGAGCAGCGGGCTGAGGTACAGCACGGCCGCGACGACGACGGCGAGGACGACGACCACGGCGGCGACGACCCGCCGGCGCACCCGGCGCCGGGGCCGCCGCGCGGGCACGGCGGGCACGGCGGGCTCAGCGGTCCCCACGGCCGGCCTCCTCCGGGCTGTCGGCGGCGTCGGCCGCGACGGCGTGGACGATCTCGTCGGCGAGCATCGTCACCGTCCCGGCGCCGAGGGTGAGGACGATGTCCCCGGGGCGGACCCGTCCGGCGACGACCCCGGGCACGGCGGTGAACTCCGGCACGTACGTCACCGGGGTGTGCATGCGGTCGGCGATGACCCGGCTGTCGACGCCCTCGACCGGGACCTCGCGGGCCCCGAAGATGTCGAGGAGGACGACGTCGTCCGCGAGGTCGAGCGCGTGGGCGAACTCGGCCGCGAACGTCGTCGTGCGGGAGTACAGGTGCGGCTGGAACACGGCGAGCACCCGGCCGCCGCCCCGCGCCGTCACCCGGTCCCGGGCGGCGGACAGCACGGCGGTGACCTCGGTGGGGTGGT
The sequence above is drawn from the Corynebacterium bovis DSM 20582 = CIP 54.80 genome and encodes:
- a CDS encoding cell division protein FtsQ/DivIB; its protein translation is MGTAEPAVPAVPARRPRRRVRRRVVAAVVVVLAVVVAAVLYLSPLLAVRTIEVDGVSHLDPAQVEQSTGVRRGQNMLRVDTGAAARTVATLPWVEKVTVARSWPSTVTVHVTEHTATGFVEDGGEPVVLDADGVPFLRGETPEGVVRMTEVDPRDTKALAAGARAVAALPPEVRSQLERVEVRNAENIRMVFPEGRDVYWGSAERAADKAEATRVVLLREGAHWNVSDPRQPSVR